The genomic DNA tttctgactgcatattcacccttcctcaacccaatagaggagtttttctgactgcatattcacccttcctcaacccaatagaggagtttttctgcctgcatattcacccttcctcaacccaatagaggagtttttctgactgcatattcacccttcctcaacccaatagaggagtttttctgactgcatattcacccttcctcaacccaatagaggagttttctgactgcatattcacccttcctcaacccaatagaggagtttttctgactgcatattcacccttcctcaacccatagaggagtttttctgactgcatattcacccttcctcaacccaatagaggagtttttctgactgcatattcacccttcctcaacccaatagaggagtttttctgactgcatattcacccttcctcaacccaatagaggagttttctgactgcatattcacccttcctcaacccaatagaggagtttttctgcatattcacccttcctcaactaGAGgagcatattcacccttcctcccttcctcaacccaatagaggagtttttctgactgcatattcacccttcctcaacccaatagaggagtttctCTCTGCCTGGAGGTGGAAAGTGTTTGGTCTCCACCCACATGACCAAATGTGTCTTTTGGAAGCCATGCGTGCCGGATGTGAGGACACGAGTCCAGAGGACTCCCAGGGATGGATAAGGCACTCCAGAAGGTTCTTCCCCAGGTGCATGGCAAGAGAAAACATTAGATGTGATGTTGAAGAAAACCTGTGGCCTGATGCTAGAGAGAGGCAGGATTAGCCCCTCAATTATTTGTTTGAATTACAGTATGTACTTTTAGTTTCTACCTTTTTTTGTCTCATTACTGTAATTCCGTAAATTACTACAGACTATTGAAGCAAACTGCTAATTTTCATTTACCTTAAAGAATTGTTCTAAAAAATGTCATAAATCATGTGAAAGAATGTCACTCTTTTCTTTGAAGGAAATATTACTttgtatgaagtcactgaaattgtTCAAACTATAAAGATGAAAAGTTAGTATTTTCTGTATTGGTGTTTGACGCTAGTGTTTTTACTCTCAGTGTGttctgagtgacagtgtgtgttatctCAGTGAGGGTTGTGCATAGTGTTTGGCTGCACTGAGCATGTTTTGAGTTGTGTTGCTTGGAATGAGTTTTGCAGGTGATGTTaactgtttagctcaggtgactgttggtagtgcagactgtagttagagttttgcaggtgatgtgaactgtttagctcaggtgactgttggtagtgcagactgtagttagagttttgcaggtgatgtgaactgtttagctcaggtgactgttggtagtgcagactgtagttagagttttgcacatgtgactccagttgtgcccactgtcgtttagcaatcgaaaaaaaACTGTAAATGCATAAATAATTACAAAGCCAAAGTTGATATTCTTTTGCTCAATTAAACAGCTTTATATGAGTTCCTGAACAGTTCTCACTTACTGCATCAACAACAGGTGGCAACGATACATGTTGGGTATAATACTGAGTAAAGAGGAATGCTATGGGTTGAACATGAAAGCCTATATCTCCCATGGTTACTGTGCTAACATCCTATCTCATGATAGTACCCAACAGTTACACCATACATAGCCCAGATCCTAGAATAGATACATGAAAACAACCCATGATACCTAAACCCCTAGAATAGATACATGAAAACAACCCATGATACCTAAACCCCTAGAATAGATACATGAAAACAACCCATGATACCTAAACCCCTAGAATAGATACATGAAAACAACCCATGATACCTAAACCCCTAGAATAGATACATGAAAACAACCCATGATACCTAAACCCCTAGAATAGATACATGAAAACAACCCATGATACCTAAACCCCTAGAATAGATACATGAAAACAACCCATGATACCTAAACCCCTAGAATAGATACATGAAAACAACCCATGATACCTAAACCCCTAGAATAGATACATGAAAACAACCCATGATACCTAAACCCCTAGAATAGATACATGAAAACAACCCATGATACCTAAACCCCTAGAATAGATACATGAAAACAACCCATGATACCTAAACCCCTAGAATAGACACATGAAAACAACCCATGATACCTAAACCCCTAGAATAGATACATGAAAACAACCCATGATACCTAAACCCCTAGAATAGATACATGGCAGCAGAGGTCCAGAGTGACAGTTTCCTCAGTTCACTAGTGGTTCTGAAGTGGACTCACGAGGTCCAGAGTGACAGTTTCCTCAGTTCACTAGTGGTTCTGAAGTGGACTCACGAGGTCCAGAGTGACAGTTTCCTCAGTTCACTAGTGGTTCTGAAGTGGACTCACGAGGCCCAGAGTGACAGTTTCCTCAGTTCACTAGTGGTTCTGAAGTGGACTCACGAGGTCCAGAGTGACAGTTTCCTCAGTTCACTAGTGGTTCTGAAGTGGACTCACGAGGCCCAGAGTAACAGTTTCCTCAGTTCACTAGTGGTTCTGAAGTGGACTCACGAGGTCCAGAGTGACAGTTTCCTCAGTTCACTAGTGGTTCTGAAGTGGACTCACAAGGCCCAGAGTGACAGTTTCCTCAGTTCACTAGTGGTTCTGAAGTGGACTCACGAGGTCCAGAGTGACAGTTTCCTCAGTTCACTAGTGGTTCTGAAGTGGACTCACGAGGCCCAGAGTAACAGTTTCCTCAGTTCACTAGTGGTTCTGAAGTGGACTCACGAGGTCCAGAGTGACAGTTTCCTCAGTTCACTAGTGGTTCTGAAGTGGACTCACAAGGCCCAGAGTGACAGTTTCCTCAGTTCACTAGTGGTTCTGAAGTGGACTCACGAGGTCCAGAGTGACAGTTTCCTCAGTTCACTAGTGGTTCTGAAGTGGACTCACGAGGCCCAGAGTAACAGTTTCCTCAGTTCACTAGTGGTTCTGAAGTGGACTCACGAGGTCCAGAGTGACAGTTTCCTCAGTTCACTAGTGGTTCTGAAGTGGACTCACAAGGTCCAGAGTGACAGTTTCCTCAGTTCACTAGTGGTTCTGAAGTGGACTCACGAGGCCCAGAGTGACAGTTTCCTCAGTTCACTAGTGGTTCTGAAGTGGACTCACAAGGTCCAGAGTGACAGTTTCCTCAGTTCACTAGTGGTTCTGAAGTGGACTCACAAGGTCCAGAGTGACAGTTTCCTCAGTTCACTAGTGGTTCTGAAGTGGACTCACAAGGTCCAGAGTGACAGTTTCCTCAGTTCACTAGTGGTTCTGAAGTGGACTCACGAGGTCCAGAGTGACAGTTTCCTCAGTTCACTAGTGGTTCTGAAGTGGACTCACAAGGTCCAGAGTGACAGTTTCCTCAGTTCACTAGTGGTTCTGAAGTGGACTCACGAGGCCCAGAGTGACAGTTTCCTCAGTTCACTAGTGGTTCTGAAGTGGACTCACAAGGCCCAGAGTGACAGTTTCCTCAACTAAAGGTCAAGAGACACCGTAAGGAGAGTTGGCCGTGCGCAGTAGGTCACCTGATGGGTGTCGACGAACGATGGCGATTCAACACAGAATCGTCTGGAAAGGAACAGAAAATGGCGGTGATAAACGTTCTTTGGTCGATAGGGAGGACAGCCACATGTTGCCTTTCACTGTTCGTCTGCTCCGTCCGTTTTGTCCTGAAGACGTTCATAGTTTATAGCCATCAGGACGAGGGTGGAAGCACCTGTGCGATGGTCTCCTTGGCACTCTGACTCAGTCTCTCCGGAAACGCCACCTCGTACTCCACCAGCAGGTCACCGCGGCGATCGGGCCGCTTGGGCAGAGGAAGCCCCTCCCCTGTGATGCGTCGTTTCATCCCCGGACGCACCACGTCCCCTGTTGTCACGGTTACTGTCCTGCCGTCCAACGTGGGGGCGATGACCGTGCAGCCGCACAGCGCctgaagaggggagggggggagagagagagagagagagcgagcgaagaggcggagagagagagaagagggtgagagagagagaagagggggagagagatgttaCACTTCATCACTCTAGTCTACATACAAACAGTTGTCTGTAGGTTCAAGAAGTCATTCTAAATGCTATCAATTTGTTTAGCGAGCACTTGGAGAGGATTGTGTAAAAACAAAGTATATTTAGTTTAGTTAAAGTTCAGATGACTCTGCCTTACCTCTCTGAGGGAGACCTTGGCGGGGTAAACGATGTCAGAGCCGTCTCGCCGGAACACCGGGTGTGGCTTATCCTTGACCACGAACACCACGTCTGCCGGGATGTTAGTCGGCGTCTCGTCCCCCTCTTTAGGGAAGGTGACCTTCgtcccctccttccatcccttcttTATCTCCACCTCCAGGATCTTGTCCTCCATCCGGAGGGTCCGTCTGTCTGCGTTCAGCCGCTTGTGGGATATCTTCATTCTCTTAGTGCAGCCTGAGAGCACCTTTACAAAAGACCACGATGGAAACGAGGCTTTATGGTGTTATCCTACACAACTTTTTAAATTGTATGATGTGCTGTGTGTATATGGATACCTTGAATGGTCAAATAACATAAGTCAACCAACCAACCTCCTCTAAGGTCACCCTGAGGTCGTGGAGCACGGGTGGGTCCTGGTGCTTCTCAACCATCTGcccccccatcccccctccccccatccctGTGCTGAAGGAACGGGGGAACCCCCCCATGCCACCGCCCCCCATCCCAAAACGGGCGAAGGGATCATCAGTGTCCATGTTGTCCCCGTCTGGGCCCCCGCCGTTTCGGGTGAAGAACTGGTCGAAGGGGCTCCGGCCCCCGAAGAACTCGGCGAAGATGGCGTGGGGGTCGCCTTGGAAGGAGTAGCTGAAACTAGGGCCCCCGGGAACACCCCCTCCTCCTGGGGGGCCTCCTCCTTTcaaccctggagaggagagggagggagcgagggaggcaggaagggagggggggagcaggaggggagaaagagagggagagttaaaCATTTGTGGCTCTGGTCCAGACTTCTTTCAATATATGTTGTGTAAACATTTCCTATGTGCAGTGGCACCCATGGCTGTGGAAACAATGAGTCCGTGTGGAGGGCTTGATGGGAGGAACGCTCTGTGTGTAGGGCTTGATGGGAGGAACGCTCTGTGTGTAGGGCTTGATGGGAGGAACGCTCTGTGTGTAGGGCTTGATGGGAGGAACGCTCTGTGTGTAGGGCTTGATGGGAGGAACGCTCTGTGTGTAGGGCTTGATGGGAGGAACGCTCTGTGTGTAGGGCTTGATGGGAGGAACGCTCTGTGTGTAGGGCTTGATGGGAGGAACGCTCTGTGTGTAGGGCTTGATGGGAGGAACGCTCTGTGTGTAGGGCTAGATGGGAGGAACGCTCTGTGTGTAGGGCTTGATGGGAGGAACGCTCTGTGTGTAGGGCTTGATGGGAGGAACGCTCTGTGTGTAGGGCTAGATGGGAGGAACGCTCTGTGTGTAGGGCTTGATGGGAGGAACGCTCTGTGTGTAGGGCTAGATGGGAGGAACGCTCTGTGTGTAGGGCTTGATGGGAGGAACGCTCTGTGTGTAGGGCTTGATGGGAGGAACGCTCTGTGTGTAGGGCTAGATGGGAGGAACGCTCTGTGTGTAGGGCTAGATGGGAGGAACGCTCTGTGTGTAGGGCTAGATGGGAGGAACGCTCTGTGTGTAGGGCTAGATGGGAGGAACGCTCTGTGTGTAGGGCTAGATGGGAGGAACGCTCTGtgtgtagagatagatgggaggaacGCTCTGTGTGtagagatagaagggaggaaCGCACTGTGTGTAGAGATAGAAAGGAGGAACGCACTGTGTGTAGAGAAAGAAGGGAGGAACACTGTGTGtagagatagaagggaggaacactgtgtgtgtagagatagaagggaggaacactgtgtgtgtagagatagaagggaggaacactgtgtgtgtagagatagaagggaggaacactgtgtgtgtagagatagaagggaggaacactgtgtgtgtagagatagaagggaggaacactgtgtgtgtagagatagaagggaggaacactgtgtgtgtagagatagaagggaggaacactgtgtgtagagatagaagggaggaacactgtgtgtagagatagaagggaggaacactgtgtgtgtagagatagaagggaggaacactgtgtgtgtagagatagaagggaggaacactgtgtgtgtagagatagaagggaggaacactgtgtgtgtagagatagaagggaggaacactgtgtgtgtagagatagaagggaggaacactgtgtgtagagatagaagggaggaacactgtgtgtagagatagaagggaggaacactgtgtgtagagatagaagggaggaacactgtgtgtagagatagaagggaggaacactgtgtgtagagatagaagggaggaacactgtgtgtagagatagaagggaggaacactgtgtgtagagatagaagggaggaacactgtgtgtagagatagaagggaggaacactgtgtgtagagatagaagggaggaacactgtgtgtgtagagatagaagggaggaacactgtgtgtgtagagatagaagggaggaacactgtgtgtgtagagatagaagggaggaacactgtgtgtgtagagatagaagggaggaacactgtgtgtgtagagatagaagggaggaacactgtgtgtagagatagaagggaggaacactgtgtgtgtagagatagaagggaggaacactgtgtgtagagatagaagggaggaacactgtgtgtagagatagaagggaggaacactgtgtgtagagatagaagggaggaacactgtgtgtagagatagaagggaggaacactgtgtgtagagatagaagggaggaacactgtgtgtagagatagaagggaggaacactgtgtgtagagatagaagggaggaaCACTATGTGtagagatagaagggaggaacactgtgtgtagagatagaagggaggaaCACTCTGTGTAGAGATAGAAGGGAGGCTGcctcataataatggccagaaCAGAGCATCAGACACCTGGAAACaatgtgtctgatgtatttgataccatccTGCTCCAGTCATAaccatgagcccatcctccccaattaaggtgccaccaacctcctgtggtctaCAGTGTCTGTTGCTATTCACGGAATGATGCAGCTTGACCCTTGAGTTATCTAGACTGGTCTTTGAAGACCACTGATAAGAACACAGCAGCACCGTTGTAACcgggtgtaacagtataattttagtCCATCCCCTCGCCCCtaccgggctcgaaccagggaccctctgcacacatcaacaacagtcaccacaaagcatcgttacccatcgctccacaaaagccgcgcaGAGCaaggaaccactacttcaaggtctcagagcaagtgacgtcaccgatcgcaacgctattagcgcgcaccaccgctaactagctagccatttcacatacTAAGGAGTACACAGCCACACTGTCGTTTGAGAAACTTGCTGACAGGCTAGCGCCAAACTGGCAAAGTCAAAGTCTCCGCCCCGCTGTGACGTCAGCGCCCGAACCTTCCAGTAGTGGGCGCGCACCTCTCCCTCGCCGCTCCACTCTTGGCGAGCAGTGTTATTATTACAGTGTTATTGTATCTATCAGTTTGTTTTCCCCTTCTCCATTCTTATGACTGTGCTGCAAGGGATTCTTGTTGGAACTCGCGAATCCCTTGCAGCTCAATCTGGAGAATGGAGGAAAACTGATAGATGCGATAAACCTGCTTGGTCTTGCTCTTGCTCGTTATAAAATATAGCTCACAAGGCTAAGAAATGTAGGCTTATAAACTGTTGCTCACACAAGCCGAGAAGGGAAGGCTTATGAGCTATTGCTTGGTTTGTTAGAAGCATATAGCGTTTGTTTTGGGAACTTCTGTGGCCCAAAGCGTTAGAACACTAGAAATACAACGATTTCAGCACTACTGAAGAATAGTAGATTATCAGAGGAAAAGAGGCAGGTTCTTGAGACAGATCTTGAAATGCCTTTTAGCCGTAAAACTCATCCATATATCCAGCGACAATGATTCAGCTTTACATCTTTATAATCGCAGCTTTGAAATCGTTTCCGATAGGCCTACCTAACTAAAGTACTTCGGAAAACAACGTGTATTTATTCATCACTATTAACAATAACATGTTGTGTCTGGTCAATAGAATACGTACCTTCTTCGCCGAATCGGTCGTAAATGTCCTTTTTCTTTGGGTCGCTCAGAACGTCATAAGCTTCAGCTATTTCTTTAAACTTGTCCTCGGCTTTGGGAGACTTGTTTTTATCCGGGTGGTAACGCAGAGCCTGCTTGCGATAAGCCTTCTTGATCTCGTCCTCCGTCGCCCCTTTCTGTATGCCCAGAACATTATAGTAGTCTTTACCCATTTTGACCATGTAGCTGTCGGTGTGTTAATTCCGAATAGCTGCGAGAAATAGTTTAAAGTTCCCTTGCTTGAGCCGGTGCTGACTGCCAATCAAATTCGCACAAGGTAGACGGGTAGTTCTCTTTAAATGCGCTGGTCCGGTTGCAGGTTGAAGCCTAACCTGAACTGTACACTTACTGTTGAAGAACGCTACCGTTCTGTCAGCTCCGCTTGGGACCCATTCTAGTTTATACCCGCGCAGAAAGTTCGAGAATGTTCTAGCAGCATCAGGAAGAGTCTGAACGCAGTTCAACTCCTGTCGGACGAAAGTTCCTGGGACCGATCACGCCGAACAGAGCGTCACTGAGTTCGACAGTTCGACAGGACACGCCTCTGTAGTCGAGCCGAAACTCAacccattattttttatttctactttgcacattcttccactgcaaatctaccattccagtgttttacttgctatattgtatttactttgccaccatggccttgtttttgctcacatcgtatatagacttgtttatactccCTGGATGTATCAAACGATTCGTGTTAGTGAACAGAATGTTTCACAATGTGTCTGCAAACTGCGCAGAGGAAAACCTATCTGGATCCCCGGAACAAAACTGATTCCCTCATAATGTGGTTTGTCTGTCGCGTTTGTTGGAACTATAGGTGTAGTCCTCGCTACGCTTCAGGTTTATAGGTACTATGCGTTAGGTTATCTATTTAAATAATTACGTTATTTCAACTTTTACTAGCCTCTTCTTGGTCAAATGCCCACAGAGGTCCAGGCCTGTCCTTGGCAAACAGCCTTGCTGCTTTTGAAAACCATCGCTGACACATTATGCCCAATATAACAGTCAGTAATCTACGAAGTAAAATTGCTGATCTGTAAAGTCAGTATGTAGCTTGCCCTGGTGTTGATAACGTAAGATTTACTAACATAATCACCCGCTAATACAATTTATCCCGCATCTCCCATTTGTCCAAACGAATCACTCCATTTTTGAATCTACTCCCCCATTGGCTACAGTACGGGAAGTACGGCATATCTACTTAGCTTTCCGACCCATTGATTGGACGTGATATTAAATAGGTAACCATTGGACTTCCCAATCATTGGACCAATTGGGTACCTGAAAGCCATCACTGCTTCCTCTTGCTCTGATTGGAAGGCACGACCCGTCGCTCACCTTGGATGAGAGCGAGCACAAACTGCCAAGATGAAGCATTACGAGGTAAGATAGTATCCGCTGTAACTCGAAACCTTTAATCGGGATTCTGTACATTATATTTCTAGCTGTTTCATTACCGGTGTTGTAAGATTGTCAGTTCGTTTCCCGACGGTCAGATTTAGGATGGTAGGAAACGCTGGAGAACAGAGACGAGCTCACTCGGATGTCAAAGCCTCCAGCCCGGGTGGTGTGCTTTGCTTGTGGACTCTCTGGTCGAACTTGTAGTCTACTTGCCTGCAATTCACATATCATGGATATAGCCTATCACTTCTACTTTCACAATAAACAGCAAACCAACCAAACAGATCGGTTACTAgtttatatatctatatctccGTCGTTGTTTTCTCACAATGCATAAACGAGGCTGTGCCGCTGGTGGATTGGAACGCTGAAGAGTTCTTATCTCGGCATTGTTGCTTCATTGCGGGGCAGCGAGATTATCTATCATTGCAGGTGAACAGTCAAGTGCGCAACAAATCTAACCTTGTGGGGAGTGTCGTGTCGTACAATAATGTAGCCTCTTGGGTAGAAGTGTTGACCGTTACACTACTTTACTGTATGAACATAAGAGGCCACTGCGTCTCATATCAGACTGACTTGACAGTCTGATCTGCATATAGGAGAGTAAAGTGATGACACAACCAGGCCTAGCTTAAATCTAAACTCCTATTGCACATAGCCTCGTCGACTTAGGTTTTTCTATCACAAATACGAGACAAAGTTATAAACAGTGAGCAAGAAAGGCTGCATGTAAAGATGTATATTTAATCATATCACAGCCCACTGGTTACTGTGTTAAATTCATAGCAAACAGGCAATAATGGTAGTTACTATGTCCTCTGAAACACAGAACCACCTTCACTCTCATGGCTGTGTAGGCAGACAGACCCATAGACATTTACCTCTACATGTGTTGTCCTTGTGGCTCTCTCAGACCCAATACACACAGATCTAGGAGCAGATTAACCCCCACTAAACCTAACCTTAGCCATTTGGGGGTAATCGCATACAACCTGATTTTATATCAGTGTCTAGAGGGGAGTTAATCCTCCTACAGTCAGATTTTAAAACCGCTTTCTAGACTGCAGGCCAGCTAGCTACAGCAGGTGCTGTCATGGCTACCAGGACTGAAGCTACAGCATGTGTGCCGACCAAACCCAATGGACAGGATGTGAAGGAGCCAGTTTGGGGAGTTGTGTAGAGTTAGAAGTGCCCCGACCAGTGGGTTCCCGCCCCGACCAGTGGGTTCCCGCCCCTCCCCATGTCTCCTCCTCCTCGTACAAGATATTTGAACTCGATCCAATACTTTGAGAGTTTGCCCTCTAGCCTATCTAGAGTTGTAGATGGGTTAACGTTTGCAGCTATTGGACTATTCCATTGGTCTGTGTTAAAGCCAGGAAAGCTCAGTCAAGCAAATGATGCATTTGAAATAGTACTTCAACCCAGGTCTGTCTGATGCCTCTCTGCACTGGGAGGTTTTCATTCCAAGAACGTTTTCTCTTTCTAATGTAGTAATTGAGGGACAGAACAGCTATAGAGGAGCTGGGACCCGCTCGCCTGCTACAATGTAACCTAGTGTTCTGCCGGAAAGGTCCAGAACTCTTGAAGACCGTAGTAAAGCTGACATACCAGCAGGCTACAGTAATATCTAGATTAGTCTGCAGGAAGCCCAATATAGACATGTTATTGCACTGGTAAGAGGTGCATTTGACTATAGAATAAATGTTGGGCCCGTATCAATGCGTTATTGGCCATCAGGGAAGGATTGCTAACAATCAACCAGATCACTGTCTGCATTACTGTCTGCATTACTGTCTGCATTACTGTCTGCATTACTGTCTGCATTACTGTCTGCATTACTGTCTGCAttactgtctgcattcatcttgAATCCAAATGATCTCCAATGAATACATTCATCACAACACAAAATCACTGCTGATGTAGTTATAACACATATCCACAAGGTGGAGCCAAAGCACTGTAATAGTAAATATAGACCAAGGCATGACACCTGCTGCCTCGCTGCACTGACAACAACACACATTGGGTGAAGATGAACACTCAATCCACCataccacagatctaggatcagattaccatACGCACAATGCTAATATTAACCATTCGGGTGGTAGAATATACCTGACTGTAGATCAGTTGCTAGTCCACTACATCATCAtcaggtctgtctatagagaacGTTGTGCTAAGCTCACAGTGCATTTCTGTGCTTAAACAACCAGTAAATAACATTAATCATTAACACTGACCTGTGTGTCGGTGAGAAGAACGGTGTGGAGATGCCAGGAGCCAGAGTCCAGTAGACTGGAGATACACTGTCTGTCAAcctgtagagagggaggggacctATTAGTGCACTATAATGAACTGGAGTGTTCTACGAATCCCTCTGTTTCTGTCAAcctgtagagagggaggggacctATTAGTGCACTATAATGAACTGGAGTGTTCTACGAATCCCTCTGTTTCTGTCAAcctgtagagagggaggggacctATTAGTGCACTATAATGAACTGGAGTGTTCTACGAATCCCTCTGTTTCTGTCAAcctgtagagagggaggggacctATTAGTGCACTATAATGAACTGGAGTGTTCTACGAATCCCTCTGTTTCTGTCAAcctgtagagagggaggggacctATTAGTGCACTATAATGAACTGGAGTGTTCTATGAATCCCTCTGTTTCTGTCAAcctgtagagagggagggaacctATTAGTGCACTATAATGAACTGGAGTGAATCCCTCTGTTTCTGTCAAcctgtagagagggaggggacctATTAGTGCACTATAATGAACTGGAGTGTTCACGACTCCCTCTGTTTCTGTCAAcctgtagagagggaggggacctATTAGTGCACTATAATGAACTGGAGTGTTCTACGAATCCCTCTGTTTCTGTCAAcctgtagagagggaggggacctATTAGTGCACTATAATGAACTGGAGTGTTCTACGAATCCCTCTGTTTCTGTCAAcctgtagagagggagggaacctATTAGTGCACTATAATGAACTGGAGTGTTCTACGACTCCCTCTGTTTCTGTCAAcctgtagagagggaggggacctATTAGTGCACTATAATGAACTGGAGTGTTCTACGAATCCCTCTGTCAAcctgtagagagggagggaacctATTAGTGCACTATAATGAACTGGAGTGTTCTACGAATCCCTCTGTTTCTGTCAAcctgtagagagggaggggacctATTAGTGCACTATAATGAACTGGAGTGTTCTACGAATCCCTCTGTTTCTGTCAAcctgtagagagggagggaacctATTAGTGCACTATAATGAACTGGAGTGTTCTACGAATCCCTCTGTTTCTGTCAAcctgtagagagggaggggacctATTAGTGCACTATAATGAACTGGAGTGTTCTACGAATCCCTCTGTCAAcctgtagagagggagggaacctATTAGTGCACTATAATGAACTGGAGTGTTCTACGAATCCCTCTGTCAAcctgtagagagggaggggacctATTAGTGCACTATAATGAACTGGAGTGTTCTACGAATCCCTCTGTTTCTGTCAAcctgtagagagggaggggacctATTAGTGCACTATAATGAACTGGAGTGTTCTACGAATCCCTCTGTACCCCATccctaccataacactaccctaacactaccataacactaccccagccctaccataacactacccTAAAACTACCCTAACACTACCCCAGccctaccataacactaccccagccctaccataacactaccccAGCCCTACCCTAACACTACCATAACACTACCCCAGccctaccataacactaccccagccctaccataacactaccccaccccactaccataacactaccccagccctaccctaacactaccccagccctaccataacactaccccagccctaccataacactaccccagccctaccataacactaccatAACACTACCCCAGCCCTACCCTAACACTACCCCAGCCCTACCCTAACACTACCTACCCCAGccctaccataacactaccccagccctaccataaca from Oncorhynchus keta strain PuntledgeMale-10-30-2019 chromosome 10, Oket_V2, whole genome shotgun sequence includes the following:
- the LOC127932484 gene encoding uncharacterized protein LOC127932484 isoform X36, with product MAAEVQSDSFLSSLVVLKWTHEAQSDSFLSSLVVLKWTHEAQSDSFLSSLVVLKWTHEAQSDSFLSSLVVLKWTHEVQSDSFLSSLVVLKWTHEAQSNSFLSSLVVLKWTHEVQSDSFLSSLVVLKWTHKAQSDSFLSSLVVLKWTHKVQSDSFLSSLVVLKWTHKVQSDSFLSSLVVLKWTHKVQSDSFLSSLVVLKWTHEVQSDSFLSSLVVLKWTHEAQSDSFLSSLVVLKWTHKAQSDSFLN
- the LOC127932484 gene encoding uncharacterized protein LOC127932484 isoform X37; protein product: MAAEVQSDSFLSSLVVLKWTHEVQSDSFLSSLVVLKWTHEAQSDSFLSSLVVLKWTHEAQSDSFLSSLVVLKWTHEVQSDSFLSSLVVLKWTHEAQSNSFLSSLVVLKWTHEVQSDSFLSSLVVLKWTHKAQSDSFLSSLVVLKWTHKVQSDSFLSSLVVLKWTHKVQSDSFLSSLVVLKWTHKVQSDSFLSSLVVLKWTHEVQSDSFLSSLVVLKWTHEAQSDSFLSSLVVLKWTHKAQSDSFLN
- the LOC127932484 gene encoding uncharacterized protein LOC127932484 isoform X25; this translates as MAAEVQSDSFLSSLVVLKWTHEAQSDSFLSSLVVLKWTHEAQSNSFLSSLVVLKWTHEAQSDSFLSSLVVLKWTHEAQSDSFLSSLVVLKWTHEVQSDSFLSSLVVLKWTHEAQSNSFLSSLVVLKWTHEVQSDSFLSSLVVLKWTHKAQSDSFLSSLVVLKWTHKVQSDSFLSSLVVLKWTHKVQSDSFLSSLVVLKWTHKVQSDSFLSSLVVLKWTHEVQSDSFLSSLVVLKWTHEAQSDSFLSSLVVLKWTHKAQSDSFLN
- the LOC127932484 gene encoding uncharacterized protein LOC127932484 isoform X13, producing MAAEVQSDSFLSSLVVLKWTHEAQSDSFLSSLVVLKWTHEAQSDSFLSSLVVLKWTHEVQSDSFLSSLVVLKWTHEAQSNSFLSSLVVLKWTHEAQSDSFLSSLVVLKWTHEVQSDSFLSSLVVLKWTHEAQSNSFLSSLVVLKWTHEVQSDSFLSSLVVLKWTHKAQSDSFLSSLVVLKWTHKVQSDSFLSSLVVLKWTHKVQSDSFLSSLVVLKWTHKVQSDSFLSSLVVLKWTHEVQSDSFLSSLVVLKWTHEAQSDSFLSSLVVLKWTHKAQSDSFLN
- the LOC127932484 gene encoding uncharacterized protein LOC127932484 isoform X10, translated to MAAEVQSDSFLSSLVVLKWTHEAQSDSFLSSLVVLKWTHEAQSNSFLSSLVVLKWTHEVQSDSFLSSLVVLKWTHKAQSDSFLSSLVVLKWTHEVQSDSFLSSLVVLKWTHKAQSDSFLSSLVVLKWTHEVQSDSFLSSLVVLKWTHEAQSNSFLSSLVVLKWTHEVQSDSFLSSLVVLKWTHKAQSDSFLSSLVVLKWTHKVQSDSFLSSLVVLKWTHKVQSDSFLSSLVVLKWTHKVQSDSFLSSLVVLKWTHEVQSDSFLSSLVVLKWTHEAQSDSFLSSLVVLKWTHKAQSDSFLN
- the LOC127932484 gene encoding uncharacterized protein LOC127932484 isoform X27, producing the protein MAAEVQSDSFLSSLVVLKWTHEAQSDSFLSSLVVLKWTHEAQSDSFLSSLVVLKWTHEVQSDSFLSSLVVLKWTHKAQSDSFLSSLVVLKWTHEVQSDSFLSSLVVLKWTHEAQSNSFLSSLVVLKWTHEVQSDSFLSSLVVLKWTHKAQSDSFLSSLVVLKWTHKVQSDSFLSSLVVLKWTHKVQSDSFLSSLVVLKWTHKVQSDSFLSSLVVLKWTHEVQSDSFLSSLVVLKWTHEAQSDSFLSSLVVLKWTHKAQSDSFLN